A genomic stretch from Vibrio algarum includes:
- the uvrA gene encoding excinuclease ABC subunit UvrA has translation MDQIEIRGARTHNLKNINLTIPRDKLTVITGLSGSGKSSLAFDTLYAEGQRRYVESLSAYARQFLSLMEKPDVDHIEGLSPAISIEQKSTSHNPRSTVGTITEVYDYLRLLYARVGEPRCPTHKVPLTAQTVSQMVDKVLELPEGSKMMLLAPIVKERKGEHTKTLENLAAQGFIRARIDGETCDLSDPPTLELHKKHTIEVVVDRFKVRGDLQQRLAESFETSLELSGGIAAVCWMEDKEKEDIIFSANFACPHCGYSMQELEPRLFSFNNPAGACATCDGLGVQQYFDPSRVILNDNLSVAEGAIKGWDQKNYYYFQMLTSLAEHYHFDLFSPFNELPKKIQDTILKGSGKTEVEFKYINDRGDIRVKRHPFEGILNTLERRYRETESNAVREDLTKYISTKSCTSCNGTRLRTEARNVFIEDTPLPDIVEMSIAEAILFFESLSLTGQKAQIAEKVMKEINDRLRFLVNVGLNYLNLSRSAETLSGGEAQRIRLASQIGAGLVGVMYVLDEPSIGLHQRDNERLLKTLTHLRDLGNTVLVVEHDEEAIRAADHVIDIGPGAGIHGGTVVAEGTMQQILDTPESLTGQYLSGAKEISIPEKRTPRNTKKTVELIGATGNNLKNVTLSLPVGLFSCITGVSGSGKSTLINDTFYKIAQTQLNGATTAEPAPYKKIKGLENFDKVIDIDQSPIGRTPRSNPATYTGIFTPIRELFAGTQESRSRGYKPGRFSFNVRGGRCEACQGDGVIKVEMHFLPDVYVPCDVCKGKRYNRETLEVRYKGKSIDEVLQMTVEDAREYFAPVPVIARKLQTLMDVGLSYIRLGQAATTLSGGEAQRVKLARELSKRDTGQTLYILDEPTTGLHFHDIQQLLTVLHRLRDHGNTVVVIEHNLDVIKTADWVVDLGPEGGQGGGEIIAEGTPEEVANVKGSHTARFLKPLLKLKK, from the coding sequence ATGGATCAAATAGAAATCAGAGGGGCTAGAACCCACAATCTAAAGAACATCAATTTAACCATTCCACGAGATAAGCTTACCGTTATCACCGGTTTATCAGGGTCGGGAAAATCCTCTTTAGCATTTGATACCCTTTATGCAGAAGGCCAGCGTCGTTATGTTGAGTCACTATCCGCGTACGCTAGGCAATTTTTATCTTTAATGGAAAAGCCAGATGTTGACCATATCGAAGGGCTTTCTCCTGCAATATCTATTGAGCAAAAATCCACCTCTCACAACCCTCGTTCAACTGTGGGGACCATTACTGAAGTATACGACTATCTAAGGTTGCTTTACGCTCGCGTTGGAGAGCCTCGCTGTCCTACTCATAAGGTTCCATTGACTGCTCAGACCGTTAGCCAAATGGTAGATAAAGTTTTAGAGCTGCCTGAAGGCTCTAAAATGATGTTGCTAGCACCGATCGTGAAAGAACGTAAAGGAGAGCATACTAAAACTCTCGAAAATCTGGCGGCACAAGGTTTTATTCGTGCTCGTATCGACGGTGAAACCTGTGATTTATCTGATCCACCTACGTTAGAACTCCATAAAAAACATACTATTGAAGTAGTGGTCGACCGATTTAAAGTGAGAGGAGACTTACAACAAAGACTCGCAGAATCGTTCGAAACCTCATTAGAACTATCAGGTGGAATTGCCGCAGTATGTTGGATGGAAGATAAAGAAAAAGAAGACATCATTTTTTCTGCAAATTTTGCCTGTCCACATTGTGGATACAGCATGCAAGAACTAGAACCAAGGTTATTTTCTTTTAATAATCCGGCAGGTGCCTGTGCTACATGCGATGGATTGGGAGTACAACAATATTTTGACCCAAGCCGAGTCATTCTCAATGACAACTTAAGTGTCGCTGAAGGGGCAATCAAAGGTTGGGATCAGAAAAACTATTATTATTTTCAAATGCTAACGTCGTTAGCTGAACACTACCACTTTGATCTATTTTCTCCGTTTAATGAACTGCCTAAAAAAATTCAAGATACTATTTTAAAAGGTTCAGGAAAAACGGAAGTTGAATTTAAATATATTAATGATCGGGGAGATATCCGTGTTAAGCGACATCCATTTGAAGGGATTCTAAATACATTAGAAAGACGCTATCGAGAAACAGAATCAAACGCTGTTCGGGAAGATTTAACGAAATACATTTCCACAAAATCTTGTACTAGCTGTAACGGTACACGCTTAAGAACAGAAGCAAGGAATGTCTTTATTGAAGATACTCCTCTGCCAGATATCGTTGAAATGAGTATTGCCGAAGCCATCCTCTTTTTTGAAAGCCTCTCACTTACCGGGCAGAAAGCACAGATTGCCGAAAAGGTGATGAAAGAGATAAATGACCGATTACGTTTCTTAGTTAATGTTGGCCTAAATTACCTTAACCTTTCAAGAAGCGCTGAAACTCTCTCTGGTGGAGAAGCCCAAAGAATTAGGCTAGCAAGCCAAATTGGGGCAGGATTAGTCGGTGTCATGTACGTACTGGATGAGCCATCGATCGGCTTACATCAGCGAGACAATGAACGCTTACTCAAGACACTGACTCACCTTAGAGACCTTGGAAATACGGTACTCGTTGTAGAGCATGATGAAGAAGCTATTCGCGCAGCCGATCATGTGATAGACATCGGTCCTGGCGCTGGGATTCATGGTGGTACTGTCGTGGCAGAAGGGACCATGCAACAAATTTTAGATACTCCAGAGTCCCTTACCGGCCAATATCTAAGTGGTGCAAAAGAGATAAGTATTCCTGAAAAAAGAACACCGAGAAATACGAAGAAAACGGTCGAACTAATTGGAGCCACTGGAAACAACTTAAAAAATGTCACTCTTTCGTTACCCGTTGGCCTGTTTAGCTGTATTACTGGTGTGTCTGGTTCTGGAAAATCAACGCTTATTAACGATACTTTCTACAAAATAGCTCAAACTCAGTTGAATGGTGCGACGACAGCTGAACCAGCACCTTATAAAAAAATCAAAGGATTAGAGAATTTCGACAAGGTTATCGATATTGACCAAAGCCCAATAGGTAGGACACCGCGTTCAAACCCAGCAACCTATACTGGAATATTTACGCCAATTAGAGAGCTATTCGCAGGAACGCAAGAATCTAGATCGCGAGGATATAAACCTGGACGGTTCAGTTTTAATGTTCGCGGGGGCCGTTGCGAAGCTTGTCAGGGTGATGGTGTTATTAAAGTTGAAATGCATTTCTTGCCTGATGTTTATGTACCTTGTGATGTTTGCAAAGGTAAACGCTATAACCGTGAAACCTTGGAAGTAAGATATAAAGGCAAATCGATCGACGAAGTTCTACAAATGACGGTAGAAGATGCTAGAGAATACTTTGCTCCTGTGCCTGTTATCGCACGAAAACTCCAGACTTTGATGGATGTTGGTCTCTCATACATTAGGCTCGGTCAAGCCGCCACAACGCTTTCCGGTGGCGAAGCACAAAGAGTCAAATTAGCAAGAGAACTCTCTAAGCGTGATACAGGTCAAACCTTGTATATTTTAGATGAGCCAACAACTGGCCTGCACTTTCATGATATTCAACAGTTATTAACCGTACTTCACAGATTAAGAGACCATGGTAATACTGTCGTTGTGATCGAACATAACTTAGACGTAATTAAAACCGCAGATTGGGTAGTAGATTTAGGGCCTGAAGGTGGACAAGGTGGTGGCGAGATTATCGCAGAAGGAACACCTGAAGAGGTTGCTAATGTGAAAGGTTCTCATACCGCAAGATTTTTGAAACCACTGCTAAAGCTCAAGAAATGA
- the galU gene encoding UTP--glucose-1-phosphate uridylyltransferase GalU has translation MIKKCLFPAAGYGTRFLPATKSMPKEMMPVVNKPLIEYGVDEAIEAGLTGMCVVTGRGKNTLIDHFDKNYELEHQINGTNKEELLGDIRRIMDSAHFTYIRQREMRGLGHAILTGKELIGDAPFAVVLADDLCVNEEGDGVLAQMVALYKQFRCSIVAVQEVPKEDIHKYGVISGEMIKDDIFRVDDMVEKPEPGTEPSNLAIIGRYILTPDIFDIIENTKPGKGGEIQITDALLQQAKSGCVLAYKFKGRRFDCGSVEGYIEATNYCYQNLYKKDEQKMELDKHATAKTS, from the coding sequence ATGATCAAAAAATGTCTTTTTCCAGCAGCTGGCTACGGTACTCGATTTCTTCCCGCTACGAAATCTATGCCAAAAGAAATGATGCCAGTGGTTAACAAACCACTCATCGAGTACGGGGTTGATGAAGCCATTGAGGCAGGCCTGACCGGCATGTGTGTAGTTACAGGCCGAGGTAAAAACACGCTCATCGATCACTTCGACAAAAACTACGAACTTGAACACCAAATAAATGGTACCAATAAAGAAGAGCTATTAGGTGATATTCGTAGAATTATGGACTCTGCCCATTTTACCTATATCAGACAGCGTGAAATGAGAGGCTTAGGCCATGCGATTCTTACAGGCAAAGAGCTCATTGGTGATGCACCTTTTGCTGTAGTTCTCGCTGACGATTTATGTGTGAATGAAGAGGGTGATGGCGTTCTCGCACAAATGGTTGCGCTATATAAACAATTTCGTTGCTCAATTGTGGCTGTTCAAGAAGTACCAAAAGAAGATATTCATAAATATGGTGTAATTTCTGGAGAAATGATTAAAGACGATATTTTTCGTGTAGATGATATGGTCGAAAAGCCAGAACCTGGAACAGAACCAAGTAACCTCGCTATCATAGGTCGTTATATCTTAACACCTGATATCTTTGACATTATTGAAAATACTAAGCCAGGTAAAGGTGGTGAGATTCAGATCACTGATGCTTTGTTGCAACAAGCTAAGTCAGGGTGTGTTTTAGCTTATAAATTCAAAGGTCGCCGTTTCGACTGTGGTAGCGTTGAAGGTTATATAGAAGCGACAAACTACTGCTATCAAAACCTATACAAAAAAGATGAACAGAAAATGGAATTAGATAAGCACGCTACTGCAAAAACAAGTTAA
- a CDS encoding response regulator transcription factor — protein sequence MTSKMNVVHIENDTYFSNRLKNAVENHPNSYYSEIPKSDIEDSTSLTGTFLYVFDFKTATEIEAQLKQLTEINKYCFTVVYDAPTSITTSDLIKLGRLKGYLFSNTSSEDISFAINALLCGDSSLPLSISNQLIEYYQSLIIRFSEPYNINLTQREIQVLERLRLGLSNNKLADELFVSEHTVKSHLYKIFKKIKVSNRTQAIAWTHKYLP from the coding sequence ATGACAAGTAAAATGAATGTCGTGCATATTGAAAATGATACTTACTTTTCAAACCGACTAAAAAACGCAGTGGAAAACCACCCAAACAGTTATTATAGCGAGATACCAAAATCTGACATTGAAGATTCAACTTCACTAACAGGCACTTTTCTCTACGTTTTCGATTTCAAAACGGCAACGGAAATTGAAGCCCAACTCAAGCAACTTACTGAAATTAATAAATACTGCTTTACCGTCGTCTATGATGCCCCTACATCAATTACTACTTCGGATCTTATTAAGCTAGGTCGACTGAAAGGCTATTTATTTTCGAACACCTCCAGCGAAGATATCTCTTTTGCGATTAATGCCCTACTTTGTGGGGACAGTTCACTTCCCCTGAGCATTTCGAACCAATTAATTGAGTATTATCAGTCCCTAATAATTCGTTTTAGCGAACCTTATAACATTAACCTCACCCAGAGAGAGATTCAGGTATTAGAGCGACTTCGTTTAGGATTATCGAACAACAAACTTGCAGACGAGCTCTTTGTTAGTGAACATACGGTTAAATCTCATTTGTATAAAATATTTAAAAAAATAAAAGTATCAAACAGAACTCAAGCAATTGCATGGACACACAAATATTTACCCTAG
- a CDS encoding single-stranded DNA-binding protein, whose protein sequence is MASRGINKVILVGNLGSDPEVRYMPSGGAVANITIATSESWRDKATGEQREKTEWHRVALFGKLAEVAGEYLRKGSQVYIEGQLQTRKWQDQSGQDRYTTEVVVQGFNGVMQMLGGRQGQGGAPTQQAPQQGGWGQPQQPVQQAPAQAPQQAPQQAQQRAPQQAPQQAQPQYNEPPMDFDDDIPF, encoded by the coding sequence ATGGCGAGCCGTGGAATTAATAAGGTTATTTTGGTTGGCAACTTAGGTAGCGATCCAGAAGTGAGATATATGCCAAGCGGCGGTGCAGTAGCTAATATTACTATTGCTACTTCAGAGAGCTGGCGTGATAAAGCGACAGGCGAACAGCGTGAAAAAACGGAATGGCATAGAGTTGCTCTTTTCGGAAAACTAGCTGAAGTCGCTGGCGAGTATCTACGTAAAGGTTCTCAAGTTTATATTGAAGGCCAATTGCAAACTCGTAAGTGGCAAGATCAAAGTGGTCAAGATCGTTACACCACTGAAGTTGTTGTTCAAGGTTTCAACGGAGTTATGCAGATGCTTGGTGGTCGCCAAGGTCAAGGTGGAGCTCCAACTCAACAAGCTCCGCAACAAGGTGGATGGGGCCAGCCTCAACAACCTGTGCAACAAGCACCCGCGCAAGCACCACAACAAGCGCCACAGCAGGCTCAGCAACGTGCACCTCAGCAAGCCCCACAACAAGCACAGCCTCAGTATAATGAACCACCAATGGATTTTGATGACGATATTCCGTTTTAG
- the csrD gene encoding RNase E specificity factor CsrD has translation MRYTPTLKLSTRLTAFVTIIVIGAMFILFVGGTLTFRSIGEEYLNQQVDGIVSVIDQSLADDQDAQNVREWIPLLSRASNIIELELFSSQEMIYHYVNSSNPTDTSRLYEKSYPLEKNAGFSIKIKVLSPYLEQSHSFSALSSVSLAIALVLFCLFQGVNWLKRQLRGSELLEERGRMILAGRVAQHAKGDHNEWPYTASEALDVLIEELQDARQERSRFDTFIRTHTFLDQLTGAANRVLFDSKLESALQESGANGSIILFRIYDWDNLTESVDKQRCDEFIVEVGNVISNIVQRFPDVVFARYFESEFAVIIPHQNSKDISVLANQCVRQLDKVSLLNTMDHDNWCHIGITVYSEGERRGHILSEVETAVKSAQLQNSNNWSRFHKKDLSGDSRGSVRWRTLFDKCFSNEKVLVFEQPCYLINHASNKTTLLHNELFARIDDDGLGILKASRFMSAIEQVGYQSHMDQLVVKTILTFIKTTTLGTCYSINLNVEPFKDRMNIRWLRDELLQLTAETRSKLSFEFVEGQLVNHLDYMRPVVRMISGLGCEVIVGQAGRTITSTHYIKDLEIDYLKLHRSLVKKIEQRQENQLFIRSLVGACEGTNTQVIAVGVERGKEWNCLVELGVDGGQGRMFQAENQIIPKPEAPKVQVGRRNRWRKKF, from the coding sequence ATGCGCTACACCCCAACTCTTAAATTGAGTACACGACTAACCGCTTTTGTTACTATTATTGTTATTGGTGCAATGTTCATTCTATTTGTTGGTGGAACACTTACATTTCGAAGTATCGGCGAAGAGTACCTGAATCAACAAGTAGACGGCATTGTTTCTGTCATAGACCAGTCATTAGCTGACGATCAAGATGCTCAGAATGTCAGAGAGTGGATCCCACTGCTGTCTCGAGCAAGTAACATCATTGAGTTAGAGCTCTTCTCATCTCAGGAAATGATTTATCACTACGTGAATAGTTCAAACCCAACAGACACATCTCGCCTGTATGAAAAAAGCTACCCACTAGAAAAAAATGCGGGTTTTTCTATTAAGATAAAAGTGCTGTCTCCTTACTTGGAGCAGAGCCATTCATTTAGTGCTTTATCTTCTGTTTCGTTGGCTATTGCTCTGGTTCTATTCTGTCTTTTTCAAGGAGTTAATTGGCTCAAACGACAACTCCGAGGCTCTGAGTTACTAGAAGAGCGAGGAAGAATGATATTAGCTGGTCGAGTTGCTCAGCATGCTAAAGGCGATCACAATGAATGGCCATATACTGCAAGTGAAGCATTAGACGTTTTAATTGAGGAGCTTCAAGACGCAAGGCAAGAGCGGAGTCGTTTCGATACCTTTATACGCACACACACCTTTTTAGACCAATTGACCGGAGCGGCAAACAGAGTACTTTTTGATTCGAAATTAGAATCAGCGTTACAAGAAAGTGGAGCCAATGGCTCTATCATTCTGTTTAGAATATATGATTGGGACAATCTAACAGAATCGGTTGATAAACAGCGTTGTGATGAATTTATCGTTGAAGTCGGTAATGTGATATCCAACATTGTACAGCGTTTTCCTGATGTCGTTTTTGCCCGGTATTTCGAATCAGAGTTTGCCGTAATTATCCCTCATCAAAATAGCAAAGATATTTCAGTTCTCGCTAATCAATGTGTTCGTCAACTAGATAAAGTATCACTGCTAAACACCATGGACCATGATAATTGGTGTCATATCGGCATTACCGTGTATTCGGAAGGAGAGCGAAGAGGCCATATTCTTAGTGAAGTAGAGACCGCTGTGAAAAGTGCTCAATTGCAAAACAGTAATAATTGGAGCCGTTTTCATAAGAAGGACCTTTCGGGAGACTCGCGCGGTTCCGTTAGGTGGCGTACTTTATTTGATAAATGTTTTTCGAATGAGAAGGTTTTGGTCTTTGAGCAGCCATGCTATTTAATCAATCATGCTTCCAATAAAACGACCTTGTTGCATAATGAGTTATTTGCCAGAATAGACGATGACGGTTTAGGCATATTAAAAGCTTCTCGCTTTATGTCAGCTATTGAGCAAGTGGGTTATCAATCTCATATGGATCAATTGGTTGTAAAAACTATTTTAACATTTATAAAAACCACAACTCTTGGAACATGTTATTCTATAAACCTAAATGTTGAGCCGTTTAAAGACCGGATGAATATCCGATGGTTGAGAGACGAGCTGCTACAATTAACAGCAGAAACAAGAAGTAAATTAAGCTTTGAATTTGTAGAGGGGCAGCTTGTTAACCACTTGGACTACATGCGACCTGTTGTAAGAATGATTTCAGGCTTAGGTTGTGAAGTCATTGTTGGACAAGCAGGACGAACTATAACCAGCACTCATTACATTAAAGATCTCGAAATAGACTATTTAAAACTTCACAGAAGCCTAGTTAAAAAAATAGAACAAAGACAAGAAAATCAGCTGTTTATCCGAAGTTTAGTCGGCGCTTGTGAGGGGACTAATACACAGGTCATTGCGGTTGGTGTGGAGCGCGGTAAAGAGTGGAACTGCCTAGTTGAATTAGGCGTTGATGGTGGTCAAGGAAGAATGTTCCAGGCAGAGAATCAAATTATACCTAAACCAGAAGCGCCCAAAGTACAGGTTGGCCGCAGAAATCGTTGGCGTAAAAAGTTTTAA
- a CDS encoding MSHA biogenesis protein MshI, which translates to MNVPSLFSKLTSSSNSKNQLRIIIQVDAIYIASSVKADAETLQFPIQSSWEAALQVAISSFANHKYSATVVFSSHYYQSYQIEKPELPKEEWAVALPFLLKDLINERVTEIVADAYLLPDGRRAQTYVLSKKYLTPLVDVLDKAKITLSRVIPEDEVWGHVPTEIDNFMLLYRGVKDSYKVGAFVETKSRFQRVIRGVVSPLTGVASSELQLDSIALELQRSIDYLSSQMRDTAINHLLVMCDEDDSKELAKALSERLNTQVSALNNTGLCGQVLCDTLSLITDDGVNLYPSHLKPKKELFTLSSVVSIWVLLALVMCGYYGYMAYQVSVTEQVLKVKTRNKERLAEEFETLSFQVANNKPNPTMLKAIERIEADIDAKKSTLEVIRHFDDSLKEGYSGVMTSLSELGRNDISISYIELNEKVLNLKGVARTPSSVPKWVKQFKTELNLVGRTFESMNIGRNEQDIVTFELVTQDESKSLPSAGGE; encoded by the coding sequence ATGAATGTCCCATCGCTATTTAGTAAGTTAACCTCTTCATCTAATAGCAAGAATCAACTTAGAATAATAATCCAAGTTGATGCTATTTATATCGCGTCTTCTGTCAAGGCCGATGCAGAGACATTGCAGTTTCCTATCCAATCGAGTTGGGAGGCTGCGTTACAAGTTGCAATTAGTTCGTTTGCAAACCACAAATATTCTGCAACGGTTGTTTTTAGTTCTCATTATTATCAAAGCTATCAAATAGAAAAACCGGAACTTCCTAAAGAAGAATGGGCCGTCGCTCTGCCTTTTTTATTGAAAGATCTGATTAATGAACGAGTAACCGAGATTGTTGCTGATGCTTATTTGTTGCCAGATGGTCGTCGAGCGCAAACTTATGTTCTAAGCAAGAAATATCTAACACCACTGGTTGATGTATTAGATAAAGCAAAGATAACGTTAAGTCGAGTTATTCCAGAAGACGAAGTGTGGGGGCATGTACCGACAGAAATAGATAACTTCATGCTGCTTTATCGTGGGGTAAAAGACAGCTATAAAGTCGGAGCTTTTGTAGAGACTAAAAGTAGGTTTCAAAGAGTAATACGAGGCGTTGTTTCTCCGCTTACTGGTGTTGCCTCCAGTGAATTGCAGCTTGACAGTATTGCACTTGAACTACAGAGGTCAATTGACTACCTATCATCTCAAATGCGCGATACCGCAATTAATCATCTATTGGTGATGTGTGATGAAGATGATTCAAAGGAGTTAGCGAAGGCTTTATCTGAACGCCTTAATACTCAGGTGTCAGCGTTAAATAATACTGGTTTATGTGGTCAGGTACTATGTGACACGCTTTCATTAATCACTGATGATGGTGTGAATCTATACCCTAGTCATCTAAAACCCAAAAAAGAGCTATTTACACTAAGCAGTGTGGTATCGATATGGGTTCTTCTAGCGTTGGTTATGTGTGGGTATTATGGCTATATGGCATACCAAGTTTCTGTGACTGAACAAGTATTGAAAGTGAAGACAAGAAACAAAGAGCGACTAGCAGAAGAATTTGAAACACTTAGTTTTCAAGTTGCGAACAATAAACCTAATCCAACTATGCTTAAAGCAATTGAAAGAATAGAAGCCGATATTGACGCGAAAAAATCGACACTGGAAGTGATTCGTCATTTTGATGACTCTTTGAAGGAAGGCTATTCCGGAGTTATGACATCTTTGTCTGAATTAGGTAGAAATGATATCTCCATTTCCTATATTGAGTTAAATGAAAAAGTTCTGAATCTTAAGGGCGTCGCGAGAACACCAAGCAGTGTGCCCAAATGGGTAAAGCAATTTAAAACCGAACTTAATTTGGTTGGAAGAACCTTTGAAAGCATGAATATTGGGCGAAATGAACAAGATATTGTAACGTTCGAATTGGTAACGCAAGATGAATCGAAAAGCTTGCCTTCAGCGGGAGGAGAGTAA
- a CDS encoding MSHA biogenesis protein MshJ, whose product MQTWNKLSEKFALLSQREKWLISVGGLVGLFFILLTLLIDPIQNLSTIKKKQSDAESLQITKFETEIVSLKERLLVDPNAELEKQLSQLSDESQTLSLELSEFVGGLISPSDMAELLETVLDKSLTLKLVSLQSLPAESILSDAKESAGYFIHPVRLELTGKYFDIKDYLAALESMKVKYFWRSFQYEVEAYPKAKLVLVVYTLGTRQEFIGG is encoded by the coding sequence ATGCAAACATGGAATAAGCTCTCAGAAAAGTTTGCACTATTATCTCAACGAGAAAAATGGTTGATATCAGTAGGCGGTTTAGTTGGGCTATTTTTTATCTTACTTACTCTGTTAATCGATCCAATTCAAAATCTAAGCACGATAAAGAAAAAGCAGAGCGATGCAGAGTCTTTGCAAATAACTAAATTTGAAACAGAAATAGTGTCATTAAAAGAACGTTTATTGGTTGATCCTAACGCTGAATTAGAGAAGCAACTCTCACAGCTTTCTGATGAAAGCCAGACACTATCTCTTGAACTTTCTGAATTTGTTGGTGGGTTAATATCACCTTCTGATATGGCCGAGTTACTAGAAACCGTTCTAGACAAGAGTTTGACGTTAAAACTGGTGTCTTTACAGTCTCTTCCTGCCGAGTCGATACTATCCGATGCGAAAGAAAGTGCGGGTTATTTCATACACCCTGTAAGATTAGAGCTTACTGGAAAGTATTTTGATATTAAAGACTACCTAGCAGCATTAGAGTCAATGAAGGTGAAATATTTTTGGCGAAGCTTTCAATATGAAGTTGAAGCGTACCCTAAAGCAAAATTAGTGTTAGTGGTATACACATTGGGGACAAGACAGGAGTTCATTGGTGGTTAA
- a CDS encoding MSHA biogenesis protein MshK has protein sequence MVNFRMNLGVLLLVFLASKVLASQDPTAPLNWIEPKVAASKSAIKKYPVPRLQSIVCKEDSDCYAVLDDKLANVNDVVSGYKVKMITEKEVTVVRGNTSHHLALFKSDIKN, from the coding sequence GTGGTTAATTTTCGAATGAATCTAGGTGTGCTTTTGTTGGTTTTTTTAGCATCAAAAGTATTGGCTTCTCAAGATCCTACAGCGCCATTGAACTGGATTGAGCCAAAGGTGGCTGCTAGTAAGAGCGCGATAAAAAAATACCCCGTACCAAGACTGCAAAGCATTGTATGTAAAGAAGATTCGGATTGTTATGCTGTGCTTGATGATAAGTTAGCCAATGTAAATGACGTGGTAAGTGGCTACAAAGTAAAAATGATCACAGAGAAAGAAGTAACAGTCGTGCGAGGAAATACTTCGCATCATTTAGCTCTGTTTAAATCAGATATAAAGAATTAA